A window of the Fulvia fulva chromosome 3, complete sequence genome harbors these coding sequences:
- a CDS encoding Ecp32-1, translating to MKLTSFIVFAPAALAAATPGAAPQSGTSKPLRFSGMSIRPASPIDSGSINANGGEFWIGKPTKTNCPKDTPAVADACKHANNKQTIFDYLNAQPTLSLDVGVPGGQQVYVNKDTGRLRFTTAHSAHQDGTPEAKGFSIVHDAKFQFEKKDWIACPEGPKGTYSVYAAAYKKADKKCLGFTWNVIKLDDKVPSAWQYN from the coding sequence ATGAAGTTGACATCCTTCATCGTCTTCGCCCCGGCGGCGCTCGCTGCAGCAACCCCAGGAGCCGCTCCTCAGTCTGGTACATCGAAACCGCTCCGCTTCAGCGGCATGTCCATACGCCCCGCATCGCCTATCGACTCCGGCTCTATCAACGCGAACGGCGGAGAGTTCTGGATTGGCAAGCCCACCAAAACGAACTGTCCGAAAGATACACCAGCTGTCGCCGACGCTTGCAAACATGCAAACAACAAACAAACCATCTTCGACTACCTCAACGCTCAGCCTACATTGTCTCTCGACGTCGGCGTTCCCGGTGGCCAGCAGGTCTATGTCAACAAGGACACAGGTCGACTTAGGTTCACAACTGCGCACAGCGCTCATCAGGACGGCACGCCCGAAGCGAAAGGCTTCTCCATTGTGCACGACGCGAAGTTTCAGTTCGAGAAGAAGGACTGGATCGCGTGTCCAGAAGGACCGAAGGGCACATACAGTGTGTATGCCGCTGCCTACAAGAAGGCTGACAAGAAGTGCTTGGGCTTCACTTGGAACGTGATCAAGCTTGACGACAAAGTGCCCAGCGCATGGCAGTACAACTAG